In a single window of the Tellurirhabdus bombi genome:
- a CDS encoding right-handed parallel beta-helix repeat-containing protein, producing MLFYNSPVEPGAKVVRPRKSFVAATFALPGRLAGMLVAAIMLVTSCTDPEVNPDNTLRANAGPDQQVQVGQPVNLDGSTSQDSQSKPFTFQWTITQKPAKSTVTLTGATTAKPTFVPDEVGDYEVELTVTNADGKSTDKVVIAASVSQPITLDKNITVKTVLEDRIVNPNLPDYIVPKDIAVEHELTIQPGVVIAFERDVRMNINDKGSIVAKGTPEKRIRFVGVGNTKGYWVGIMLYSGSNVNVMEYVDVLHAGSRTLMSGQKAGMAMFGNAQVALENSLFTENDGYGLYAPETASLRTFVKNTFTKNKEAGIAVDLANVEKLDAESVFTGENGRNVVEVSGYYLKKKEKDQVSWGGFKDKTPYRLMGSISVQVGWKLNPGVTIEVARDVAIMIEDEAYMTAKGTATDKIKFTSATAAAAYWKGILSYSTSTQNIIENAEISNAGSVTILSGKKANVALYGAGSILTIKNTKISGSGGYGIFEAYGTAINKDAATANTFEGNAQGSVLSENK from the coding sequence ATGCTTTTTTATAACTCTCCGGTTGAGCCAGGGGCTAAAGTCGTTCGCCCCAGAAAATCGTTTGTTGCAGCTACTTTCGCATTGCCCGGTCGATTGGCGGGTATGCTTGTGGCAGCAATTATGTTGGTCACCAGTTGTACCGATCCTGAGGTTAACCCCGACAATACGTTGAGGGCCAACGCTGGCCCGGATCAGCAGGTACAGGTCGGGCAACCAGTAAACTTGGATGGCAGCACTTCGCAGGATAGCCAAAGCAAACCATTTACCTTTCAATGGACCATTACCCAAAAGCCCGCTAAAAGCACCGTTACCCTAACCGGAGCTACAACGGCGAAACCTACTTTCGTACCTGATGAAGTTGGTGACTACGAAGTGGAATTAACGGTTACAAATGCAGATGGAAAAAGCACCGATAAAGTGGTTATTGCCGCTTCAGTATCTCAACCAATCACCCTCGACAAAAATATAACAGTTAAAACTGTACTGGAGGACCGCATCGTTAATCCAAACTTACCAGACTACATTGTGCCAAAAGACATCGCCGTTGAGCATGAACTAACGATTCAGCCGGGGGTGGTGATTGCGTTTGAGCGCGATGTGCGGATGAATATCAATGACAAAGGCTCAATCGTTGCGAAAGGAACGCCGGAAAAGCGAATTCGCTTCGTTGGCGTTGGTAACACAAAAGGGTACTGGGTTGGTATCATGCTTTATTCAGGGAGCAACGTAAACGTGATGGAGTATGTAGACGTATTGCACGCTGGTAGCCGGACACTCATGAGCGGGCAAAAGGCAGGAATGGCCATGTTTGGTAATGCGCAGGTTGCCTTGGAAAACAGCCTTTTCACGGAAAATGACGGGTATGGCCTGTATGCTCCCGAGACAGCAAGCTTGCGGACTTTTGTTAAAAACACGTTTACAAAGAATAAAGAAGCGGGTATTGCTGTAGATCTGGCGAATGTAGAAAAGCTGGATGCCGAGTCAGTTTTTACGGGCGAGAATGGTCGTAATGTGGTTGAAGTGAGCGGCTATTACCTGAAAAAGAAAGAAAAAGATCAGGTAAGCTGGGGTGGGTTTAAAGACAAAACGCCGTACCGCCTCATGGGTAGCATCTCCGTACAGGTAGGCTGGAAACTTAATCCAGGTGTAACCATTGAAGTAGCCCGCGATGTCGCAATCATGATTGAAGATGAGGCGTATATGACGGCAAAGGGAACGGCAACCGACAAAATCAAATTCACGAGTGCAACGGCAGCCGCAGCCTACTGGAAAGGAATTCTTTCTTATTCGACCAGTACTCAGAACATCATCGAAAATGCCGAAATAAGCAATGCCGGTAGTGTTACCATCTTGTCCGGTAAAAAGGCGAATGTGGCTTTGTATGGTGCAGGCTCTATTCTGACCATCAAGAATACGAAAATTAGCGGAAGTGGTGGTTACGGAATCTTTGAGGCATATGGTACGGCCATCAATAAAGATGCTGCTACAGCCAACACATTCGAAGGAAATGCGCAAGGTTCTGTGTTATCTGAGAACAAATAA
- a CDS encoding cob(I)yrinic acid a,c-diamide adenosyltransferase: MKIYTRTGDTGETSLIGGTRVSKADLRIDTYGTVDELNAHIGLLRDQEVNESRRNELKEIQDRLFTIGAELATEPEKKSRKPLPVILDSDVDVLEEAMDRMDADLPPLRNFVLPGGHQSVSFCHLARTVCRRAERLVAALSNADPVDPLIIKYLNRLSDYLFVLGRKMTQELGIEEVTWQARV, encoded by the coding sequence ATGAAAATTTACACCCGAACAGGAGACACCGGAGAAACCTCCCTTATCGGTGGCACACGCGTCAGTAAGGCTGATCTGCGCATTGATACGTACGGAACAGTCGATGAGTTGAACGCGCACATTGGCCTTCTCCGCGATCAGGAAGTGAACGAAAGCCGACGAAATGAGTTAAAAGAAATTCAGGACCGGTTATTTACGATTGGCGCTGAGCTGGCTACTGAGCCCGAAAAAAAGAGCAGGAAGCCACTGCCTGTTATTCTGGATTCGGATGTAGACGTTTTAGAAGAGGCTATGGATCGCATGGATGCCGACTTGCCACCACTTCGAAATTTTGTGTTACCCGGTGGTCACCAGTCCGTTTCTTTTTGTCACCTGGCCCGAACGGTTTGCCGCCGCGCCGAACGCCTCGTTGCGGCCCTGAGCAATGCTGACCCAGTTGATCCGTTGATCATTAAATACCTAAATCGGCTTTCCGATTACTTATTTGTATTGGGGCGTAAAATGACACAGGAGCTAGGTATTGAGGAAGTTACGTGGCAAGCGAGAGTCTAA
- a CDS encoding DUF4249 domain-containing protein, translating into MMTSPLKRYLIGLLILAVGSCIEPYRPPAITAPNSYLVVDGFLNGGPEGTSIKLSRTRNLSEVFSLSPEGKAVIQVESERANILRFTETAAGTYTLNTPLTIGENYRLRIRTAGGKEYLSDYVPLKRTPAIDSVSWTPRNNGVQIEVTSHDPESKTRYYRWDYQDTYELRSAYDYRIEFRNDEFVYRDQNSPETYRCWKSGSSTTINVASSAKLSQDVIFKHPILLVSNNTPQLYIKYSILVKQYALTREAFEYWDNLRKSTEQLGSLFDPQPSQLASNIHAVTDPTEPVVGYLSANTVSEKRIFINRNELPGWRIPSGNEQCTIDTIQGKDTKDYAKGGYAPIGTIEDMPYFPGSPLLMAFRPCVDCRMKGSNVRPSFWQ; encoded by the coding sequence ATGATGACATCTCCTTTAAAAAGATACCTGATTGGCTTATTAATTCTAGCGGTGGGAAGCTGTATAGAGCCTTACCGTCCGCCCGCCATTACGGCCCCCAACAGCTATCTGGTTGTGGATGGTTTTCTGAACGGCGGCCCGGAAGGGACGAGTATCAAACTGTCCCGGACCCGCAACCTGTCCGAAGTTTTCAGCCTTTCGCCCGAAGGCAAAGCCGTGATCCAGGTGGAAAGTGAACGCGCCAATATTTTGCGTTTCACCGAAACTGCCGCCGGAACCTACACCCTCAATACGCCGCTAACGATTGGCGAAAATTACCGCCTGCGCATCCGAACGGCCGGGGGCAAAGAATACCTATCGGATTACGTTCCCTTGAAGCGGACGCCCGCTATCGATAGTGTTAGCTGGACGCCTAGAAACAATGGGGTACAGATTGAAGTAACGTCGCATGATCCCGAAAGTAAAACCCGCTATTACCGCTGGGACTATCAGGATACCTACGAACTCAGGTCGGCTTATGATTATAGAATCGAGTTCCGCAACGACGAGTTTGTGTATCGCGATCAAAACAGCCCGGAGACGTATCGTTGCTGGAAAAGCGGCAGTTCAACCACCATCAACGTGGCCTCATCAGCCAAGCTAAGCCAGGATGTTATTTTCAAACATCCGATTTTACTCGTTTCAAATAATACGCCTCAACTATACATCAAATACAGCATTCTGGTCAAACAATACGCCCTGACCCGGGAGGCGTTCGAGTACTGGGACAATCTGCGGAAAAGCACCGAGCAGCTCGGTTCCCTGTTCGATCCGCAACCTTCTCAGCTTGCCAGCAACATCCACGCTGTTACCGATCCGACTGAACCTGTGGTTGGGTACCTGAGTGCAAATACTGTTTCGGAGAAACGAATTTTCATCAATCGGAACGAGCTTCCGGGCTGGCGAATCCCTAGTGGCAATGAGCAGTGCACGATCGATACAATACAAGGAAAAGACACCAAAGACTATGCAAAAGGGGGTTACGCACCTATCGGAACCATTGAAGACATGCCTTATTTCCCAGGCTCTCCCTTGCTTATGGCGTTTAGACCCTGCGTCGATTGCCGCATGAAAGGCTCAAATGTTCGTCCTTCTTTTTGGCAGTAA
- a CDS encoding sensor histidine kinase has protein sequence MNELRRYRPYWAAYISVQEGWYHLIAVLIFVPTASYLLIGKAYLTDGWLFAKATALISLLYVPIAFILTVAIRYPIRRFPDVRQTTARVALMILVTSALTSIYATTAVWILSKTPFLAISFSPANIIVLISLGLIFDILFCLAHGYFYARSQWHAQQMEVEQLKKATIQRHLDLLKMQINPHFLFNSLNSLSSLISEDRQQAERFVDELAKVYRYLLQTSVSLPGLPESGNKHEFVSLSTELGFINSYAYLLKTRYGKGISVSIDVDLTNNTYYLPPQTLQILIENAVKHNIVLASKPLCIDISLTTSGQLMVRNNFQKRPVRIETNQAGLSSIVAKYRLLNKQEVTVQNTGTHFAVLIPLLSDQQLIMAS, from the coding sequence ATGAACGAACTCAGACGATATCGACCCTATTGGGCAGCCTACATCAGCGTTCAGGAAGGCTGGTATCACCTGATTGCGGTTCTTATCTTCGTTCCGACCGCTAGTTACCTGCTTATCGGTAAAGCCTACCTTACTGATGGCTGGTTATTTGCAAAAGCGACCGCCTTGATTTCGTTGCTCTATGTACCCATTGCTTTTATTTTAACGGTAGCCATCCGGTATCCAATTCGCCGTTTTCCAGATGTCCGGCAAACTACTGCCCGGGTTGCGTTAATGATTCTGGTGACGAGCGCATTAACAAGTATTTATGCAACAACTGCGGTCTGGATTCTTAGTAAAACCCCATTTCTGGCCATTTCTTTTTCGCCAGCCAACATCATCGTTCTTATTAGCCTGGGGCTTATTTTTGATATTCTGTTTTGTCTGGCCCATGGTTACTTCTACGCACGTTCCCAATGGCATGCCCAGCAAATGGAAGTTGAGCAGTTGAAAAAAGCCACTATTCAGCGCCACCTCGATTTGCTGAAAATGCAGATTAACCCGCATTTTCTGTTTAATAGTCTTAACTCGCTTTCTTCGCTCATCAGTGAAGACCGCCAGCAGGCAGAACGCTTTGTGGATGAACTGGCAAAAGTATATCGCTATTTGCTTCAAACAAGCGTATCCCTGCCTGGCCTACCCGAATCAGGAAATAAACACGAATTTGTTTCACTCAGTACGGAACTCGGCTTTATCAATTCCTACGCTTATTTACTCAAAACACGCTATGGAAAAGGCATTTCGGTCAGTATTGACGTTGATTTAACCAACAATACTTATTACTTGCCACCACAAACCTTACAAATATTAATTGAAAATGCTGTTAAGCATAATATTGTTTTAGCCTCGAAACCTTTATGTATAGACATTTCACTTACGACAAGTGGACAACTAATGGTACGCAATAATTTTCAGAAACGCCCTGTCCGCATCGAAACCAACCAGGCTGGCTTATCAAGTATTGTTGCTAAATACCGATTACTCAATAAACAGGAAGTAACCGTGCAAAATACGGGAACACATTTCGCAGTTTTGATTCCGCTTTTGTCGGATCAGCAATTAATAATGGCCTCATGA
- a CDS encoding TonB-dependent receptor, whose product MTLLYRLFLTVACLLLLSRVAYSQTPDNKPISGMFVALRFEQFAREIESRTSYRFYFNPKEVDSLVVNINFTQKPLSVVLSQVFSGTNFQYAIDAQQRVFITAGRGIRTELPIGFFNRQQATAEEDTLVESYLTEQEKRKVILETKLYNIGPRSNPIRGTSNLAGHVRNLASGEPVIGAAVYIENPRIGVTTDQFGYFSITLPRGRHELKVRSIGMKDTKRQLMLYGDGKLEIEMEDDVVPLREFTLEAEKDRNVSGLQMGMERLDIRAMRQVPSVFGETDLLKVVLTLPGVKSVGESSVGLNVRGGATDQNLILYNDATIYNPSHLFGFFSAFNPDMIKNVELYKSGVPSRYGGRLSSVLEVNTRDGNRKKHVLSGGIGLLTGRLTAEGPIIKEKSSFLIGARTTYSDWLLGSLRQSTFKNSSAGFSDLNVHISHDFNEKNSLYLTGYYSKDRFKLNSDTAYSYRNQSATLKYKHIFTNKFYGVLTGGFSQYDYAVSSDQNPINAYKLNFDVAQKNLKVDFNYYPTSKHTVDFGASTVKYQLHPGNYQPLGEQALAIPDVVSGEQGLESAIYVGDRFDINPRLSIQFGIRYSMFNYLGPKDVFAYPAGVPRSEANIIDTLSYGKNKNIQTYHGPEYRFSARFALSPDASVKVSYNRMRQYIQMLSNTTAIAPTDIWKLSDPNIRPQVGDQYSVGLYKNLRSNTIELSVEGYYKSMQNILDYKSGAQLLLNHHIETDVVNAEGKAYGIELMLKKLSGRLNGWASYTYARTLLRANDPITSEVINKGEWYPSNYDKPHDFTIIGNYRINKRFSTSLNVTYSTGRPITLPLAIYNLGGSVRVFYSDRNQYRIPDYFRTDISLNIEGNHRVKKLAHSSWTVGVYNLTARRNAYSIYFKSEGGNVRGYKLSIFGQAIPTITYNFRF is encoded by the coding sequence ATGACACTACTTTACCGCCTCTTTTTAACTGTTGCCTGTCTTCTTTTGCTTAGCCGCGTCGCATACAGCCAGACGCCCGACAACAAACCGATCAGTGGTATGTTTGTCGCCCTGCGGTTTGAGCAATTCGCCCGGGAAATTGAATCCCGGACCAGCTACCGATTTTATTTTAATCCAAAAGAAGTCGATAGTCTGGTGGTCAATATCAACTTCACGCAGAAACCCCTTTCGGTGGTGCTGAGTCAGGTTTTTTCGGGGACCAATTTTCAGTATGCCATTGATGCGCAACAACGAGTATTTATTACCGCTGGCCGGGGTATTCGAACGGAGCTGCCCATTGGTTTTTTTAACCGGCAGCAGGCAACAGCGGAAGAAGATACGCTGGTTGAATCGTACCTGACGGAACAGGAAAAGCGCAAAGTGATTCTGGAAACTAAACTTTACAACATTGGCCCGCGCTCGAATCCCATCCGAGGAACGTCTAATCTGGCCGGCCATGTTCGTAACCTGGCTTCGGGAGAACCCGTGATCGGTGCCGCTGTCTACATCGAAAACCCACGAATTGGCGTTACAACCGACCAGTTTGGCTATTTTTCGATTACGCTCCCGCGTGGACGGCACGAACTGAAAGTGCGTAGTATTGGCATGAAAGACACCAAACGCCAATTGATGCTCTACGGAGACGGAAAGCTGGAAATCGAAATGGAAGACGACGTCGTGCCGCTGCGTGAGTTTACGCTGGAAGCCGAAAAAGACCGCAATGTTTCGGGTCTGCAAATGGGCATGGAGCGCCTCGACATTCGGGCGATGCGGCAAGTACCTTCCGTTTTTGGCGAGACCGATCTGCTCAAAGTGGTTCTGACGCTGCCGGGGGTAAAATCGGTCGGAGAAAGCAGTGTTGGCCTGAACGTCCGGGGGGGTGCCACCGACCAAAACCTGATTTTGTATAACGACGCTACTATCTACAACCCTTCCCACCTTTTTGGGTTCTTTTCAGCTTTTAATCCGGACATGATCAAAAATGTGGAACTGTATAAAAGCGGCGTTCCTTCCCGATACGGAGGCCGCTTGTCGTCGGTGCTAGAGGTAAATACCCGCGACGGGAACCGCAAAAAACACGTTCTGTCGGGTGGCATTGGTTTACTCACGGGCCGTTTAACCGCCGAAGGACCGATCATTAAAGAAAAATCATCGTTCCTGATTGGGGCCCGAACCACGTATTCGGACTGGCTTCTGGGTAGCCTCCGCCAATCGACCTTTAAAAATAGTTCAGCGGGTTTCTCCGATCTGAACGTGCACATCAGCCACGATTTTAACGAAAAAAACAGCCTTTATCTGACGGGTTATTACAGCAAAGACCGATTTAAGCTTAATTCGGACACGGCTTACAGTTACCGCAACCAAAGCGCTACGCTGAAGTACAAGCACATTTTTACCAATAAATTCTACGGCGTTCTGACCGGCGGCTTCAGCCAGTACGACTACGCGGTTTCGAGCGATCAGAACCCGATTAATGCGTATAAGCTCAATTTTGACGTTGCTCAGAAAAACCTGAAGGTCGATTTTAACTATTATCCAACGTCCAAGCATACCGTAGACTTCGGGGCGAGCACGGTTAAATACCAGCTTCACCCCGGCAATTACCAGCCGCTTGGCGAGCAGGCGTTGGCCATTCCTGATGTGGTATCGGGGGAACAGGGCCTCGAAAGTGCCATTTACGTTGGTGACCGCTTCGACATCAATCCGCGCCTTTCCATTCAGTTTGGAATCCGGTATTCGATGTTCAATTATTTAGGGCCTAAAGACGTTTTTGCTTACCCGGCTGGCGTGCCCCGCTCCGAAGCCAACATAATTGATACGTTATCCTACGGAAAAAATAAAAATATCCAGACCTACCACGGCCCCGAATACCGCTTTTCGGCCCGCTTTGCCCTTAGCCCGGATGCGTCGGTTAAAGTGAGTTACAACCGGATGCGGCAATACATTCAAATGCTTTCCAACACCACGGCTATTGCGCCTACCGACATTTGGAAACTCAGCGACCCCAATATTCGCCCGCAGGTAGGCGATCAATACTCGGTTGGTTTGTACAAAAACCTGCGCTCGAATACCATCGAACTTTCGGTAGAAGGCTATTACAAGAGCATGCAGAATATTCTGGATTACAAAAGTGGAGCCCAACTGCTGCTGAATCACCACATTGAAACCGACGTTGTGAATGCCGAAGGAAAAGCCTACGGAATCGAATTGATGCTTAAAAAGCTAAGCGGGCGGCTCAACGGCTGGGCCAGCTACACCTATGCCCGGACGCTGCTCCGTGCCAACGATCCGATCACGTCAGAAGTTATCAATAAGGGTGAATGGTATCCAAGCAATTACGACAAGCCGCACGATTTCACGATCATCGGAAATTACCGGATTAATAAGCGGTTTAGCACGTCCTTGAATGTAACGTATAGTACGGGTCGGCCCATTACGCTACCGCTGGCCATTTACAATCTGGGTGGTTCGGTGCGCGTGTTCTATTCGGATCGCAACCAATACCGGATTCCGGATTATTTCCGCACGGATATTTCCCTGAACATTGAAGGAAATCACCGCGTCAAAAAACTGGCGCATAGTTCCTGGACGGTGGGCGTTTATAACTTGACGGCCCGCCGCAATGCTTATTCCATCTACTTCAAGTCGGAAGGAGGCAACGTTCGGGGGTATAAGCTCTCTATTTTTGGGCAGGCAATCCCAACGATTACGTACAATTTTAGATTTTAG
- a CDS encoding S-adenosylmethionine:tRNA ribosyltransferase-isomerase, with amino-acid sequence MEELSLHQFEYDLPDERIARFPLAQRDHSKLLVYRNGEIAHQQFQDLPDWLPEKSLLVFNNTKVIPARLHFQKPTGALIELFLLNPIAPESGQTRLVTEAMSDQGSAVWECMVGNRKRWKEGEVLSQQLQLNGQGLRLTVSWQNAEKSLVRFDWTPESESFAAILHEAGKIPLPPYLKREAIEADKETYQTVYSKIEGAVAAPTAGLHFTPAVLASLANKGFAIDYLTLHVGAGTFQPIKADNVRQHVMHAEQVVYSEHNLKTLLDHSGPVIPVGTTSMRSLESLYWFGVRILKKEQNPFVLDQQYAYGFPAEALPSVREILQALLTHLKESGKPYLTGYTSIYIVPGYQFRICKGIVTNFHQPGSTLIVLISALIGDKWRSVYQAALENDYRFLSYGDSSLLIP; translated from the coding sequence ATGGAAGAATTATCGCTTCACCAGTTCGAGTACGACTTGCCGGATGAACGGATCGCCCGGTTTCCGTTAGCCCAACGTGATCATTCTAAACTATTAGTTTACCGAAACGGCGAAATCGCCCACCAGCAGTTTCAGGATCTACCGGATTGGTTACCCGAAAAGAGCTTACTGGTATTCAACAATACCAAAGTTATTCCGGCGCGCCTGCATTTTCAGAAACCCACGGGGGCGCTTATTGAACTGTTCCTGCTCAATCCGATTGCGCCCGAGTCAGGGCAAACACGGTTGGTAACCGAAGCGATGAGCGATCAGGGCAGCGCCGTATGGGAATGCATGGTAGGCAATCGGAAGAGATGGAAAGAGGGCGAAGTGCTGAGTCAACAACTTCAACTTAACGGGCAGGGGCTGCGCTTAACAGTTTCGTGGCAAAATGCTGAAAAGTCCCTCGTACGTTTTGACTGGACACCAGAATCAGAATCCTTCGCCGCCATCTTGCACGAGGCCGGGAAAATTCCGCTGCCGCCTTACCTGAAGCGCGAAGCCATCGAGGCCGATAAGGAAACGTACCAGACTGTCTACAGTAAAATAGAAGGTGCTGTGGCTGCCCCGACGGCTGGCCTGCATTTTACGCCTGCTGTCCTGGCCAGTTTGGCAAACAAAGGCTTCGCCATCGATTACCTGACGTTGCACGTTGGCGCTGGAACATTTCAGCCCATCAAAGCCGACAATGTTCGCCAGCACGTAATGCACGCTGAGCAAGTGGTGTATTCTGAACATAACCTTAAAACCTTACTGGATCATTCAGGACCAGTCATTCCGGTCGGAACAACGTCCATGCGGTCGCTGGAAAGTTTGTATTGGTTTGGTGTCCGTATTCTAAAGAAAGAGCAAAACCCGTTTGTTCTGGATCAGCAATACGCTTATGGCTTTCCTGCGGAAGCGTTGCCTTCTGTTCGTGAAATTTTACAGGCTCTGTTGACGCATTTAAAGGAGTCAGGAAAGCCCTATCTGACGGGTTATACTAGTATATATATAGTACCCGGTTATCAATTCCGCATTTGTAAGGGAATCGTGACCAATTTTCACCAGCCGGGTTCAACCCTAATCGTTCTCATTTCAGCTCTGATTGGCGATAAATGGCGGTCCGTTTATCAAGCCGCTCTCGAAAACGATTACCGTTTTCTGAGTTACGGTGACTCATCGCTCTTAATTCCATAA
- a CDS encoding sensor histidine kinase translates to MLLFPWFIPLLTYWILGNHYWSSPTVFISATIVNLIIASCCLIALDQLTQQILRRYPSLNQTWSRVWRLLVVFLVVTPLFIFGGILLYDTFHLFGYHHDPSSTTRILLLNIAANLLSVGIDESVYSLNKWRENTLEKEQLKKINLQSQFDSLKSQVNPHFLFNSLNSLSSLIADEPEKAEEFVDEMAKVYRYLLQTNEGELTTLSTELAFIRSYYHLLKTRYGAGICLQVNVADSYRVCHLPPLTLQMLVENAVKHNVIHVGKPLQIEISTTTAGQLLVRNNRQRKTGRVASNQVGLSNIAAKYRLLAQTDPVVLSDDEQFTVILPLLNPLSA, encoded by the coding sequence GTGTTGCTGTTTCCCTGGTTTATCCCTTTACTGACTTACTGGATTCTGGGCAATCATTACTGGTCTAGCCCAACCGTTTTTATATCGGCGACGATCGTTAATTTAATCATTGCTAGTTGTTGTCTGATTGCATTGGACCAGCTTACCCAGCAGATTCTTCGTCGGTATCCCAGCTTGAATCAAACTTGGTCGCGAGTTTGGCGACTGCTGGTAGTCTTTTTAGTGGTCACTCCTCTTTTTATTTTTGGTGGTATACTTCTCTACGATACTTTTCATTTATTTGGGTATCACCACGATCCTTCATCTACAACAAGAATCTTATTGCTCAATATTGCGGCAAATCTCTTATCCGTTGGCATTGACGAGAGTGTCTATTCCCTGAATAAATGGCGCGAGAATACACTTGAAAAAGAGCAGTTAAAGAAAATAAATCTTCAAAGTCAGTTTGATAGCCTGAAGAGTCAGGTAAATCCCCATTTTTTATTCAACAGCCTGAACTCGCTTTCGTCACTAATTGCCGACGAGCCGGAAAAAGCAGAAGAGTTTGTAGATGAGATGGCTAAAGTATACCGCTATCTCTTACAGACCAATGAAGGCGAACTAACAACTTTATCCACTGAGTTAGCTTTTATTCGGTCTTACTATCATTTGCTAAAAACCCGTTATGGCGCAGGAATCTGTCTGCAAGTAAATGTTGCCGATTCGTATCGGGTTTGCCATTTGCCGCCCTTAACTCTACAGATGCTGGTTGAAAATGCCGTTAAGCACAATGTGATTCATGTAGGCAAACCTTTGCAAATTGAAATTAGCACAACCACAGCTGGGCAATTGCTGGTACGCAATAACCGCCAGCGCAAGACGGGACGCGTGGCCTCCAATCAGGTGGGCTTAAGCAATATTGCCGCAAAATATCGTTTGCTAGCCCAAACAGATCCAGTAGTTTTATCCGATGACGAACAATTTACTGTTATATTACCTCTTTTAAACCCATTGAGCGCATGA
- a CDS encoding sensor histidine kinase produces MRIIRMVYRRLSTFFSKWEILYHLFMIPIIFPIGNYYFIGSRYFTEWWVFVLGTLLVFLLYSFSVVVLTLAIRWVIRRYPAAQQATERTLTMLVVVSGLTVALAIFSVFIYSLFPTLGTQFNWKSIRPILILGLVFDLFLCTMLDVFYIYTQWQQDLNENEQLKREALQNRLNALKMQINPHFLFNSLNSLSSLISEDRRRAERFVDELAKVYRYMLQAHNHSLVPLESELDFLVSYSSLLNTRYGYSLRIDLCIDPIYYAYSLPPLSLQTLIDNAIKHNTMSPAKPLAISIRATQNKRLIVQNTLQRKVVRVAMTQAKLSDLALKYRLISDTDLRVIETDTHFGVTLPLLTIPQVAKA; encoded by the coding sequence TTGCGCATAATTCGAATGGTCTACCGCCGCCTGAGCACCTTCTTCTCCAAATGGGAAATTCTGTATCATCTGTTTATGATACCTATCATTTTCCCTATCGGAAATTACTATTTCATAGGTTCCCGCTATTTCACGGAATGGTGGGTATTTGTTTTGGGAACCTTGCTGGTTTTTCTCTTATATAGCTTCTCGGTCGTTGTTCTCACCCTGGCGATTCGCTGGGTGATCCGGCGGTATCCTGCTGCTCAGCAAGCTACGGAACGGACCCTGACGATGTTGGTTGTAGTAAGTGGATTAACCGTTGCACTCGCTATCTTTAGCGTGTTCATCTATAGTCTTTTCCCCACTTTAGGAACACAATTCAACTGGAAAAGCATTCGACCAATCTTGATTCTGGGGCTTGTATTTGATCTTTTTCTATGCACAATGCTCGATGTTTTCTACATCTATACGCAATGGCAGCAAGACCTTAACGAGAATGAGCAACTTAAACGAGAAGCACTTCAGAACAGACTTAATGCCTTAAAAATGCAGATCAATCCACATTTTCTGTTCAACAGTCTCAACTCCCTTTCTTCGCTCATCAGTGAGGATCGCCGCAGAGCTGAACGCTTTGTGGACGAATTAGCGAAAGTATATCGCTACATGTTGCAGGCCCATAATCATAGCCTAGTGCCTCTGGAGTCTGAGCTGGATTTTCTGGTATCTTATTCTAGTTTACTAAACACCCGCTATGGCTATAGCCTGCGGATTGATTTATGCATTGATCCTATTTACTATGCTTACTCGCTACCACCGTTGAGTCTGCAAACGCTGATTGATAATGCGATCAAACACAATACCATGTCTCCTGCCAAGCCATTGGCCATTAGCATTCGCGCCACGCAGAACAAGCGTTTGATTGTTCAGAACACGCTGCAACGGAAAGTGGTTAGAGTGGCTATGACGCAGGCTAAACTGTCCGACCTGGCTCTGAAATACCGGCTTATCTCCGATACTGACCTACGGGTCATTGAAACGGATACTCATTTTGGTGTAACCTTGCCTTTACTGACGATACCCCAGGTAGCCAAAGCATGA